In Oscillatoria salina IIICB1, the following are encoded in one genomic region:
- a CDS encoding YqiA/YcfP family alpha/beta fold hydrolase, with amino-acid sequence MSATYIYLHGFGSSPLSNKATYLHSRFASLGINLKIPNLNAGDFSHLTLTRQLRQVEALFAETDAPVTIIGSSFGGLTAAWLAQQHPQVERIVLLAPAFGFIENWLPTLGEAESENWQESGYRLVYHYGKGRHLPIHYQIITDVAGYKDVELQRSLPTLILHGIHDDTIPIQASRNYAQNRPWVKLSELDSDHALNNVLPDIWQSIQGFCQATLTQINS; translated from the coding sequence GTGAGCGCGACATACATCTATTTACACGGTTTTGGCTCTTCTCCTTTATCGAATAAAGCGACTTATTTACACTCTCGCTTTGCTAGTTTAGGAATTAATCTGAAAATCCCCAATCTCAATGCTGGGGATTTTTCTCATCTCACGTTAACCCGACAATTACGCCAAGTTGAGGCACTTTTTGCCGAAACAGATGCTCCTGTTACAATTATCGGCTCTAGTTTTGGCGGTTTGACTGCGGCTTGGTTAGCCCAGCAACACCCCCAAGTTGAGCGAATTGTCTTACTTGCACCTGCTTTTGGCTTTATCGAAAATTGGCTGCCAACTTTAGGCGAAGCAGAGAGCGAAAATTGGCAAGAATCTGGATATCGTTTAGTTTATCACTATGGCAAAGGGCGACACTTACCCATTCATTACCAAATTATCACTGATGTAGCTGGATATAAAGATGTTGAGTTGCAGCGATCGCTACCTACTCTCATTCTCCACGGAATTCATGACGACACGATCCCCATTCAAGCTAGCCGCAATTACGCCCAAAACCGTCCTTGGGTAAAATTAAGCGAACTCGATAGCGATCATGCTTTGAATAATGTTTTACCCGATATTTGGCAATCAATCCAGGGATTTTGTCAAGCTACTTTAACACAAATTAATTCCTAG